In Desulfovibrio sp. 86, the following proteins share a genomic window:
- the rplN gene encoding 50S ribosomal protein L14, producing MIQVESTLQVADNSGAKKVACIKVLGGSHRRYASVGDIVVVSIKEAIPHSKVKKGDVMKAVIVRTAKEVRRMDGSYIKFDGNAAVLLSSQGEPLGTRIFGPVARELRAMNFMKIISLAPEVL from the coding sequence ATGATCCAGGTAGAATCCACGCTTCAGGTCGCCGACAATTCCGGCGCCAAAAAGGTTGCCTGCATCAAGGTGCTGGGCGGTTCACACCGCCGCTACGCCTCGGTCGGCGACATTGTAGTGGTTTCCATTAAGGAAGCCATACCACATAGCAAAGTGAAGAAGGGCGACGTGATGAAGGCTGTTATCGTGCGCACCGCCAAAGAAGTGCGTCGCATGGACGGCAGCTATATCAAGTTCGACGGCAATGCCGCTGTGCTGCTTTCCAGCCAGGGCGAGCCGCTTGGCACCCGCATCTTCGGCCCCGTGGCCCGTGAGCTGCGCGCCATGAACTTTATGAAAATTATTTCGCTGGCCCCGGAAGTGCTGTAG
- the rpsQ gene encoding 30S ribosomal protein S17, with amino-acid sequence MQALEDRKGRTLTGIVVSDKNDKTIVVRVETLVKHPLLKKYVRRRKKFTAHDPMNECGMGDKVKIVEFRPLSRNKRWHLVSIIEKAV; translated from the coding sequence ATGCAAGCTCTGGAAGATCGTAAGGGCAGGACGCTGACCGGCATTGTGGTGAGCGACAAGAACGACAAGACCATTGTCGTGCGCGTTGAGACCCTGGTCAAGCACCCTCTGCTCAAGAAGTATGTGAGGCGCCGCAAGAAGTTCACGGCTCATGATCCCATGAACGAATGCGGTATGGGCGATAAGGTCAAGATTGTGGAGTTCCGTCCGCTTTCGCGCAACAAGCGCTGGCATCTGGTCTCCATCATTGAAAAAGCCGTGTAG
- the rpmC gene encoding 50S ribosomal protein L29, producing MAAKKKIEKSVRPAAADLRAMSVEELRGKLVEQRQELMSARFKHAAAQLEKTSELKAMRKHVARIETVLNEKEQRA from the coding sequence ATGGCTGCCAAGAAAAAAATTGAAAAGAGCGTCCGGCCCGCTGCCGCCGATCTTCGCGCCATGAGCGTCGAAGAACTGCGCGGCAAGCTGGTCGAGCAGCGCCAGGAACTGATGTCCGCCCGCTTCAAGCACGCCGCTGCGCAGCTTGAAAAGACTTCCGAGCTGAAGGCCATGCGCAAGCATGTGGCGCGCATCGAGACTGTACTGAACGAAAAGGAACAGAGGGCCTAA
- the rplP gene encoding 50S ribosomal protein L16 — MLAPKKVKFRKWQKGRLRGLATRGATVAFGDIGLKAVQHGQLTSQQIEAARIAMMRHIKRGGKVWIRVFPDRPVTAKPLETRQGSGKGAPVGWCAPVKPGRVLYEIKGVSLDLAREALTRAAHKLPVKTVIVVREGI; from the coding sequence ATGCTTGCGCCTAAAAAAGTAAAATTCCGCAAATGGCAGAAGGGCCGCCTCCGCGGCCTGGCCACACGCGGTGCGACCGTTGCCTTTGGCGACATTGGTTTGAAGGCCGTGCAGCACGGACAGCTTACCAGCCAGCAGATTGAAGCTGCGCGTATCGCCATGATGCGCCACATCAAGCGCGGTGGTAAGGTTTGGATCCGCGTGTTCCCCGACCGCCCTGTGACCGCCAAGCCCCTTGAAACCCGTCAGGGTTCCGGTAAGGGCGCCCCGGTGGGCTGGTGCGCTCCGGTGAAACCCGGCCGCGTGCTGTATGAAATCAAGGGCGTCAGCCTTGACCTTGCCCGCGAAGCGCTCACCCGCGCCGCGCACAAGCTGCCCGTCAAGACCGTCATCGTGGTGAGGGAGGGCATCTAA
- the rpsC gene encoding 30S ribosomal protein S3, whose product MGQKVHPFGFRLGYNKNWLSRWFSKKDYPAFVYEDSKIRAFVKKLLYHAGVSKIEIERAGGKVRLILSTARPGIVIGRKGVEIEKLRNDLRQKFGREFSLEVNEIRRPEVDAQLVAENVAQQLERRVAFRRAMKRTVSMARKFGGEGIKVTCSGRLAGAEIARTEWYRDGRVPLQTLRADIDYGFAEARTTYGIIGVKVWIYKGEILDKEVDQ is encoded by the coding sequence ATGGGTCAGAAAGTACATCCGTTCGGGTTCCGGCTTGGGTATAACAAGAACTGGCTGTCCCGTTGGTTCAGCAAGAAAGATTACCCCGCCTTTGTCTATGAAGACAGCAAGATCCGCGCGTTCGTGAAAAAGCTCCTGTATCATGCAGGCGTTTCCAAGATTGAAATCGAACGTGCTGGCGGCAAGGTACGGCTTATCCTGTCCACTGCCCGCCCCGGTATTGTCATCGGTCGCAAGGGTGTGGAAATCGAAAAGCTGCGCAACGACCTTCGTCAGAAGTTCGGCCGTGAGTTTTCGCTTGAAGTAAATGAAATCCGCCGTCCCGAAGTGGACGCCCAACTTGTGGCCGAAAACGTGGCACAGCAGCTGGAGCGCCGTGTGGCTTTCCGCCGCGCCATGAAGCGCACCGTGTCCATGGCGCGTAAATTCGGCGGCGAAGGCATCAAGGTGACGTGTTCCGGCCGTCTGGCCGGTGCTGAAATCGCCCGTACCGAATGGTACCGCGATGGCCGGGTGCCCTTGCAGACCCTGCGCGCCGACATTGACTACGGTTTTGCTGAAGCGCGCACCACCTACGGCATCATTGGCGTCAAGGTGTGGATATACAAGGGTGAAATCCTTGACAAAGAGGTTGATCAGTAA
- the rplV gene encoding 50S ribosomal protein L22 codes for MESKAIAKFQRVSPRKTRLVAKNVQGLGVEEAMNLLRFTPNKPAGVIYGVLKSALANASQLGGVDVDAMVVKEVVVNEGPTWKRFMPRAQGRATKIHKRTSHVTVILAEGQE; via the coding sequence ATGGAATCTAAAGCTATTGCGAAATTCCAGCGCGTTTCGCCGCGCAAGACCCGTCTTGTCGCCAAAAACGTGCAGGGCCTTGGAGTGGAGGAGGCAATGAACCTTCTGCGCTTTACGCCCAATAAGCCCGCTGGGGTTATTTACGGTGTGCTCAAAAGCGCGCTGGCGAATGCCTCTCAGTTGGGCGGCGTTGATGTGGACGCCATGGTGGTGAAGGAAGTCGTGGTCAACGAAGGCCCCACCTGGAAGCGCTTCATGCCCCGTGCCCAGGGCCGGGCGACCAAGATTCACAAGCGCACGAGCCACGTCACCGTTATACTCGCAGAAGGGCAGGAATAG
- the rpsS gene encoding 30S ribosomal protein S19, translating into MPRSLKKGPFVDGHLMKKVDTAVANSDRRVVKTWSRRSTILPEMVGLTFAVHNGKKFVPVFVTENMVGHKLGEFSPTRTYHGHAADKKAKAGRK; encoded by the coding sequence ATGCCGAGATCATTGAAAAAAGGGCCGTTTGTTGACGGTCATTTGATGAAGAAGGTCGACACCGCCGTGGCCAACAGCGATAGGCGCGTGGTCAAGACCTGGTCGCGCCGCTCGACCATCCTGCCCGAAATGGTGGGACTGACCTTTGCGGTGCATAATGGCAAAAAGTTCGTGCCGGTGTTCGTCACCGAAAACATGGTTGGTCACAAGCTGGGCGAATTCTCGCCCACCCGTACCTACCATGGGCATGCCGCCGACAAAAAGGCTAAGGCCGGCAGGAAGTAG
- the rplB gene encoding 50S ribosomal protein L2 has product MAVRKLKPTSAGRRFQTVSDFEEITRTRPEKSLTVGLTKKAGRNNLGRVTSRRRGGGVKRLYRIIDFKRDKTGIEARVAHIEYDPNRSARIALLHYTDGEKRYILAPVGLKQGDVVMSGVNERNGVVADIIPGNALPMQRIPVGTVIHNIELYPGKGGQLCRAAGTYAQLVAKEGKHALLRLPSGEVRKVLVACVATVGQVGNVHHESISLGKAGRNRWLGRRPKVRGVAMNPIDHPLGGGEGRSSGGRHPVSPWGMPAKGFKTRDKKKASSRLIVKRRGQK; this is encoded by the coding sequence ATGGCTGTCCGCAAGCTGAAACCGACTTCCGCTGGGCGTCGTTTCCAGACGGTTTCCGATTTTGAGGAAATCACCCGGACGCGCCCTGAGAAGTCCCTTACTGTCGGTCTGACCAAGAAGGCCGGCCGCAATAACTTGGGCCGAGTCACCAGCCGCCGTCGTGGCGGTGGCGTGAAGCGTCTGTACCGCATCATTGACTTCAAGCGCGATAAAACCGGCATTGAAGCCCGTGTTGCTCACATTGAGTATGATCCCAACCGCTCCGCCCGCATCGCCCTTCTGCACTACACAGATGGCGAAAAGCGGTACATTCTGGCTCCCGTGGGCCTGAAGCAGGGCGATGTGGTCATGTCCGGCGTCAACGAGCGCAACGGCGTGGTGGCCGACATCATCCCCGGCAATGCCCTGCCCATGCAGCGCATCCCCGTGGGTACCGTCATCCACAACATCGAACTGTACCCCGGCAAGGGCGGACAGCTCTGCCGCGCCGCGGGCACCTACGCGCAGCTCGTCGCCAAGGAAGGCAAGCACGCTCTGCTGCGCCTGCCCTCCGGCGAAGTCCGCAAGGTTCTCGTGGCCTGCGTGGCCACTGTGGGCCAGGTGGGCAACGTGCACCATGAAAGCATCTCGCTGGGCAAGGCTGGCCGTAACCGCTGGCTCGGTCGCCGTCCCAAGGTCCGTGGCGTGGCCATGAACCCCATCGACCATCCCCTGGGCGGTGGCGAAGGCAGAAGCTCCGGTGGCCGTCATCCTGTGTCGCCCTGGGGCATGCCCGCCAAGGGTTTCAAGACCCGCGACAAGAAGAAGGCCTCTTCAAGGCTTATTGTTAAACGCCGCGGCCAGAAGTAG
- the rplW gene encoding 50S ribosomal protein L23: MEITSVLLKPLLTEKTTLIKDEAQQVAFMVHTQANKLEIKQAVEKAFDVKVEAVNVVRRAPLNRERQGRVVGRKAGWKKAYVTLRQGDKIEFFEGV; encoded by the coding sequence ATGGAAATTACTTCTGTTCTGCTCAAGCCCCTGCTGACCGAAAAGACGACCCTGATTAAGGACGAAGCGCAGCAGGTGGCCTTTATGGTCCACACCCAGGCCAACAAGCTTGAAATCAAGCAGGCTGTGGAAAAGGCTTTTGACGTTAAAGTGGAAGCGGTCAACGTGGTTCGCCGCGCGCCCCTGAACAGGGAGCGCCAGGGCCGTGTGGTTGGTCGCAAGGCTGGCTGGAAAAAAGCGTATGTGACGCTGCGCCAGGGCGATAAAATCGAGTTCTTCGAGGGAGTATAA
- the rplD gene encoding 50S ribosomal protein L4: MATVKVFDQNKQESGEVTLASDVFEIEVRPEILNLVARAQMAAKRAGTHNAKTRAFVSGGGVKPWKQKGTGRARAGSNRSPIWRGGAIIFGPSPRDYSFKVNSKVRALALKMALSSRLAAETLMVVKGIELPEAKTKHFAKVANTLGLNKALIVAHEESVELTRSVRNIPGLTLTTVDRLSVLEILKHKQLVLLEGAVESVQARFAKKGA; the protein is encoded by the coding sequence ATGGCTACCGTGAAAGTATTTGATCAGAACAAGCAGGAAAGCGGTGAAGTTACGCTGGCTTCCGATGTGTTCGAAATCGAGGTGAGGCCCGAAATCCTCAATCTCGTGGCGCGCGCCCAAATGGCGGCGAAACGCGCTGGAACGCACAATGCCAAGACCCGCGCCTTTGTTTCCGGCGGCGGCGTCAAGCCCTGGAAGCAGAAGGGCACCGGTCGCGCACGCGCCGGTTCCAACCGTTCGCCCATCTGGCGCGGCGGCGCCATCATTTTTGGACCCAGCCCCCGCGACTACAGCTTCAAGGTTAACAGCAAGGTTCGCGCCCTGGCCCTCAAGATGGCTCTGTCCAGCCGCTTGGCCGCTGAAACACTGATGGTGGTCAAGGGCATTGAACTGCCCGAGGCCAAAACCAAACATTTTGCCAAGGTGGCCAACACCCTGGGCCTCAACAAGGCCCTCATCGTGGCGCACGAGGAAAGCGTTGAACTGACCCGGTCGGTTCGCAATATCCCCGGTCTCACGCTGACCACGGTGGACCGCCTGAGCGTGCTTGAAATCCTGAAGCACAAGCAGCTTGTGCTGCTTGAAGGCGCTGTGGAATCCGTTCAGGCGCGTTTCGCGAAGAAGGGAGCGTAG
- the rplC gene encoding 50S ribosomal protein L3, with product MAEKMGILGRKLGMTRIFDGNGAAVPVTVIEAGPCPVTQVKTASSDGYNAVQIALTAAKEKHVGKAMQGHFAKAGKGLFRHLREIRLSAAPDQELGQELTVEMFAAGDTVKVTGKSVGKGYQGRMRRWNFAGSKDTHGCEKVHRNNGSIGNNTFPGRVFKGRKMAGHWGNETVTEMGLTIVDVRPEDNVILVKGSVPGPKNGLVLIRKQ from the coding sequence ATGGCTGAGAAAATGGGAATTTTGGGTCGCAAACTCGGTATGACCCGCATATTTGACGGCAACGGCGCCGCTGTGCCCGTTACGGTGATTGAGGCAGGACCTTGCCCGGTCACCCAGGTCAAGACCGCGTCCAGCGACGGCTACAACGCCGTGCAGATCGCGCTGACCGCCGCTAAGGAAAAACACGTGGGCAAGGCCATGCAGGGTCATTTTGCCAAGGCTGGCAAAGGGCTCTTCCGCCACCTGCGTGAAATCCGCCTTTCGGCTGCTCCCGATCAGGAGCTCGGCCAGGAACTTACCGTTGAAATGTTCGCCGCCGGCGACACCGTCAAGGTGACCGGCAAGAGCGTTGGTAAGGGGTACCAGGGCCGTATGCGCCGCTGGAACTTTGCTGGCTCCAAGGATACGCACGGCTGCGAAAAGGTGCACCGCAACAACGGCTCCATCGGTAACAACACCTTCCCCGGCCGCGTGTTCAAGGGCCGGAAGATGGCTGGCCACTGGGGCAATGAAACCGTTACGGAAATGGGCCTGACCATTGTTGACGTCCGTCCTGAGGACAACGTCATTCTGGTCAAAGGTTCCGTGCCCGGCCCCAAGAACGGGCTGGTACTGATCCGCAAGCAGTAG
- the rpsJ gene encoding 30S ribosomal protein S10, with translation MTTVSSDRIRIKLKAYDYRILDKAVAEIVDTARNTGAGVAGPIPLPTNIHKYTVQRSVHVDKKSREQFEMRIHKRLMDILEPTQQTVDALGKLSLPAGVDVEIKL, from the coding sequence ATGACGACAGTTAGCAGCGATCGCATTCGGATCAAGCTCAAAGCCTACGATTACCGCATTCTGGATAAAGCCGTTGCGGAAATCGTGGATACGGCGCGCAATACGGGTGCCGGTGTGGCGGGGCCCATTCCTCTGCCCACCAACATTCACAAGTATACCGTGCAGCGTTCCGTGCATGTGGACAAGAAGTCCCGTGAGCAGTTTGAGATGCGTATTCACAAGCGGCTTATGGATATTCTGGAACCCACCCAGCAGACCGTCGACGCGCTGGGCAAGCTTTCCTTGCCCGCCGGTGTGGACGTGGAAATCAAGCTCTAG
- the ftsY gene encoding signal recognition particle-docking protein FtsY, whose translation MGFFSAIKKMFGSESSAEQESQIQQEDGSSALKEGKAPGQPETPPQKASETESPEAAPHQGETAAAESASPAGVDAAPSVSVPVTAAASPAEEALTLRLREAEPRLSVWLGIVLEGVDATGDLLWQRLAFLLGALEAPPQEAQDFVDDFRAWTQRMEYRQVEEFRSELQYRLALALDLEDEEDERNRLFIKITEGLARTRDQLARGLDSLFSSHGELDDAFWEELEELFIMADLGYEPSLELVERLKERARKEKVTQASGMRALLMAEVEEIFRAPRRIAAVNPPEVVLMIGVNGVGKTTTIAKLAHRARMQGKKVMIAAADTFRAAAIEQLQVWAGRVGALFHAKSPGSDPASVAYEAMDRAVKEGVDVLFVDTAGRLQTKVNLMEELTKIRQVLGKKHPGAPHRSILVIDATTGQNALSQTKLFKEAAGVDELIITKLDGTAKGGVAIAVAMQHHLPITFVGLGEKLEDLRPFNGEDYARALLGHKDDGAV comes from the coding sequence ATGGGATTTTTTTCAGCCATCAAAAAAATGTTCGGCTCCGAATCCTCTGCGGAGCAGGAATCGCAGATTCAGCAAGAGGATGGTTCTTCTGCCCTAAAGGAAGGTAAGGCCCCTGGCCAGCCGGAAACGCCGCCGCAAAAAGCGTCTGAAACTGAAAGTCCTGAAGCTGCGCCCCATCAGGGGGAGACCGCCGCTGCCGAATCTGCTTCCCCGGCAGGGGTAGACGCGGCACCTTCCGTCTCCGTTCCGGTCACTGCCGCCGCAAGTCCTGCGGAAGAAGCGCTGACGCTGCGCCTGCGCGAGGCGGAGCCGCGCCTTTCTGTCTGGCTTGGCATTGTTCTGGAAGGCGTTGATGCAACGGGCGATCTTTTGTGGCAGCGCCTTGCTTTTCTGCTTGGCGCGCTGGAAGCGCCGCCGCAGGAAGCACAGGACTTTGTTGACGATTTTCGCGCCTGGACGCAGCGCATGGAGTATCGCCAGGTTGAGGAATTCCGCTCGGAACTGCAGTACCGCCTGGCTCTGGCCCTTGACCTGGAAGACGAGGAAGACGAGCGCAACCGTCTGTTCATCAAGATAACCGAAGGTCTGGCCCGCACGCGCGATCAACTGGCGCGCGGTCTGGATTCGCTGTTTTCAAGCCACGGCGAGCTTGACGACGCCTTCTGGGAAGAGCTTGAAGAACTGTTTATCATGGCCGACCTCGGCTATGAACCGTCGCTGGAACTGGTGGAGCGCCTCAAGGAACGGGCCCGCAAGGAAAAAGTCACCCAGGCGTCGGGCATGCGCGCCCTGCTCATGGCCGAGGTGGAAGAGATATTTCGTGCGCCGCGCCGCATTGCCGCCGTCAATCCCCCTGAAGTTGTGCTCATGATCGGCGTCAACGGCGTGGGCAAAACCACGACCATCGCCAAACTGGCTCACCGCGCGCGCATGCAGGGCAAAAAGGTCATGATCGCCGCCGCCGACACCTTCCGCGCCGCCGCCATTGAGCAGCTGCAGGTCTGGGCCGGACGCGTGGGCGCGCTCTTTCATGCCAAGTCCCCGGGGTCGGACCCGGCCTCGGTGGCGTACGAGGCCATGGACAGGGCGGTGAAGGAAGGCGTGGACGTCCTTTTTGTGGATACGGCCGGCCGCCTGCAAACCAAGGTCAATCTTATGGAAGAACTGACCAAGATCCGTCAGGTGCTGGGCAAAAAGCATCCTGGAGCGCCCCACCGCAGCATCTTGGTCATTGACGCGACCACGGGCCAGAACGCCCTGTCGCAGACCAAACTGTTCAAGGAAGCTGCAGGGGTGGACGAACTCATCATTACCAAGCTGGACGGCACGGCCAAGGGCGGCGTCGCCATTGCCGTGGCCATGCAGCACCACCTGCCCATAACCTTTGTGGGATTGGGCGAAAAGCTCGAAGACTTGCGCCCCTTCAATGGCGAGGATTACGCGCGTGCCCTGCTGGGGCACAAAGACGACGGGGCGGTCTGA
- a CDS encoding lipid II flippase MurJ, protein MRSQQENTPNSGLARTAALLGGFALFSRLLGLARDMSMAWLLGGGAAADALVAAMRLPHVLRRLLGEGSLSMTLTASLVRLRQGYGFPNGLRLDSCDGAAEKSGNGVLRLLARALSLRLGLMLLLLTLLGMAAAPWLARMLAPGFSGPELERTVVLLRICLPYVLAAGMAALGMALLHSMGVFWLPALSPALFNLVMLLAAVAAALGFCPPAEALAVGMLCGGLAQWLAQWLAVRRLLPKHATRAHAAAASESRAGAQPAASTADARADREITAGAWRCLALLPGGVLGAAAPQLAMLAAMTLASGLGQGQVAALYYAERLLELPLGLVGVCLGMASLPTLSRLAAEKDFTQFAAQLSTALRLTVMLSLPAAAGLWAVGPQLVTGLLGHGAFDSQAARDTGLALLAYVPGLPAFACNRSLLAACNALGLVRRTAMSALWAVGGTLAAGLALTRVLGPQHSGMAPALAVSLGLWLQCGLLLLLLQRALPNGPDGPCGNDGPDGNDGDRMRPAASKRFCAPPWLPGWKDMWRHVLAGGLTGLAAGGLVRLAEPLGLWPSLCLAITGGVLAWMLCLGILRDPDLALLAGRLRKKARTPIVGGNA, encoded by the coding sequence ATGCGCAGTCAGCAAGAAAATACGCCCAACTCCGGTCTGGCCCGCACTGCGGCCCTTCTGGGCGGTTTTGCGCTTTTTTCCCGTCTGCTGGGGCTTGCGCGCGACATGAGCATGGCCTGGCTTCTGGGCGGAGGCGCTGCCGCAGACGCCCTGGTGGCGGCCATGCGCCTGCCCCATGTGTTGCGACGGCTGCTGGGCGAAGGTTCCCTGTCCATGACGCTTACGGCCAGTCTGGTGCGTCTGCGTCAGGGCTACGGATTCCCCAACGGCCTGCGCCTTGACTCCTGCGACGGCGCTGCGGAAAAATCCGGCAACGGGGTTCTGCGGCTCTTGGCCCGCGCCCTATCGCTGCGCCTTGGCCTTATGCTTTTGCTGCTGACCCTGCTGGGTATGGCGGCCGCGCCCTGGCTGGCGCGAATGCTGGCTCCCGGTTTCAGCGGCCCGGAACTGGAGCGCACCGTGGTGCTGCTGCGCATCTGCCTGCCCTATGTGCTGGCGGCGGGCATGGCTGCGCTGGGCATGGCCCTTCTGCACAGCATGGGCGTATTCTGGCTGCCCGCCCTGTCTCCGGCTTTGTTCAACCTGGTCATGCTGCTTGCCGCCGTGGCGGCGGCATTGGGGTTTTGTCCGCCAGCCGAGGCGCTGGCGGTGGGCATGCTTTGCGGTGGTTTGGCGCAGTGGCTGGCGCAGTGGCTGGCGGTGCGCCGCCTTTTGCCAAAGCATGCGACCCGCGCGCATGCCGCGGCTGCCAGTGAGAGCCGCGCGGGCGCGCAGCCTGCCGCGAGTACTGCGGATGCCCGTGCGGATCGTGAAATCACGGCTGGCGCATGGCGCTGCCTGGCCCTGCTGCCCGGCGGGGTTCTTGGGGCAGCCGCGCCGCAGCTGGCCATGCTGGCCGCCATGACGCTGGCTTCGGGACTGGGTCAGGGACAGGTGGCCGCCCTGTACTATGCCGAACGGCTGCTTGAACTGCCTCTTGGGCTCGTGGGCGTCTGTCTTGGCATGGCCAGTCTGCCGACCCTGAGCCGACTGGCGGCGGAAAAGGATTTTACCCAGTTCGCGGCGCAGCTTTCCACGGCCCTGCGTCTGACCGTCATGCTCAGCTTGCCAGCTGCCGCCGGATTGTGGGCAGTGGGGCCGCAACTGGTCACGGGCCTGCTGGGGCACGGCGCTTTTGACAGTCAGGCCGCCAGGGACACGGGCCTTGCCCTGCTGGCGTATGTGCCCGGCCTGCCCGCCTTTGCCTGCAACCGTTCGCTGCTGGCGGCCTGCAACGCCCTTGGGCTTGTGCGCCGCACGGCTATGAGCGCCTTGTGGGCTGTGGGCGGCACATTGGCCGCCGGGCTTGCTCTGACCCGCGTTCTCGGGCCGCAGCACAGCGGCATGGCTCCGGCGCTGGCCGTGAGTCTTGGCCTCTGGTTGCAGTGCGGTCTGCTGCTGCTCCTTTTGCAAAGGGCATTGCCAAACGGGCCAGACGGGCCATGCGGGAATGACGGGCCAGACGGAAATGACGGCGACCGGATGCGGCCTGCAGCGTCCAAACGCTTTTGTGCGCCGCCCTGGCTGCCCGGCTGGAAGGATATGTGGCGGCATGTGCTGGCCGGGGGCCTTACCGGTCTTGCGGCCGGGGGGCTTGTGCGTTTAGCGGAACCCCTGGGGCTGTGGCCCTCGCTCTGTCTGGCCATTACGGGCGGCGTACTGGCCTGGATGCTGTGCCTGGGGATTTTGCGCGATCCTGATCTGGCCCTTCTGGCAGGCCGCTTGCGCAAGAAGGCGCGCACCCCTATAGTTGGTGGCAACGCCTGA
- the queF gene encoding preQ(1) synthase: MTTRSQDQTQDLKVLGTGRLATPEGGPSVAQLEAFPNCFPQRPYVISISFPEFTSLCPVTGQPDCGTITVEYIPDELCVESKSFKLYMFAFRNHQSFMETITNNVLDDLRTLLNPCWCRVKGLFAPRGGTRIHVFAESFKDMPQEQNALVREVVRSWKSEPDPHRP; this comes from the coding sequence ATGACCACTCGTAGCCAGGATCAGACCCAGGACCTGAAGGTACTTGGCACAGGCCGTCTTGCCACCCCGGAAGGGGGCCCGAGCGTGGCCCAGCTGGAGGCCTTTCCCAATTGTTTTCCGCAGCGTCCCTATGTCATCAGCATCAGCTTTCCCGAATTCACCTCGCTCTGTCCGGTGACGGGCCAGCCCGACTGCGGCACCATCACCGTTGAATACATCCCCGACGAGCTTTGCGTTGAGTCCAAAAGCTTCAAGCTCTATATGTTCGCCTTTCGCAACCATCAGTCCTTTATGGAAACCATCACCAACAACGTGCTGGATGACCTGCGCACTCTGCTGAACCCCTGCTGGTGCCGGGTCAAAGGCCTGTTCGCGCCACGCGGGGGAACGCGCATCCACGTGTTCGCCGAATCCTTCAAGGATATGCCCCAAGAGCAGAACGCCCTTGTGCGCGAGGTCGTTCGTTCCTGGAAATCCGAGCCGGACCCGCATCGGCCCTAG
- a CDS encoding MogA/MoaB family molybdenum cofactor biosynthesis protein — MNILMHLHACQRGQVLPLLPAGAPLDGHMTGHGLMAPEQWALPTLAVGTTLCGACGTALLKVTGRAWLDVPVCQGGAAQACVLDAMRHAAHCLLLTALTDLPEGPLELTPRKDGHSLAWVTLSDKGSRGMRQDLSGPAIAEAVAAAMPLCHSQGFVLPDEPVQLRALLTELALSHGYDIICTTGGTGLSPRDITPQVTEALLDASLPGFTQAMIAASMAKTPHAIISRAAAGILGQSIIINLPGSRKAVVENLAAVLPALPHALNKLQGDMDDCGG, encoded by the coding sequence ATGAATATTCTGATGCACCTACACGCCTGCCAGCGCGGGCAAGTCCTGCCCCTTCTGCCTGCGGGCGCGCCCCTTGACGGACACATGACGGGCCATGGCCTCATGGCCCCGGAGCAGTGGGCCCTGCCCACGCTCGCGGTAGGAACCACCCTTTGCGGCGCTTGCGGCACAGCCCTGCTCAAAGTGACCGGGCGGGCATGGCTGGACGTGCCGGTCTGCCAGGGCGGCGCGGCCCAGGCCTGCGTCCTTGACGCCATGCGCCATGCCGCGCACTGCCTGCTGCTGACGGCGCTTACCGATCTGCCCGAAGGGCCGCTGGAACTGACCCCCCGCAAGGACGGGCACAGTCTGGCCTGGGTAACCCTTTCGGACAAGGGTTCGCGCGGCATGCGCCAGGACTTGAGCGGCCCCGCCATTGCCGAGGCCGTGGCCGCAGCCATGCCCCTGTGCCACAGCCAGGGTTTCGTGCTGCCCGATGAGCCTGTTCAGTTGCGCGCCCTGCTCACGGAACTGGCCCTGAGCCACGGCTATGACATCATCTGCACCACCGGCGGCACGGGCCTGTCCCCGCGCGACATCACGCCCCAGGTCACGGAAGCCCTGCTTGACGCCAGCCTGCCCGGCTTCACCCAGGCCATGATTGCGGCGAGCATGGCCAAAACGCCGCACGCCATCATATCGCGCGCCGCAGCGGGAATACTTGGGCAAAGCATCATCATCAACCTGCCGGGCAGCCGCAAGGCGGTTGTTGAAAATCTGGCGGCCGTGCTGCCCGCCCTGCCCCACGCCCTGAACAAGCTTCAGGGCGACATGGACGACTGCGGCGGCTAG